A genome region from Hevea brasiliensis isolate MT/VB/25A 57/8 chromosome 9, ASM3005281v1, whole genome shotgun sequence includes the following:
- the LOC110650806 gene encoding uncharacterized protein At3g61260, which translates to MEYLIRQTNRVRFAGQQGVAGPGSSKERRIPSQKTLSFKEEKKRPQNWFRRQISWQMNQDYDLDGIDRATAVAAAACAISSLEEFSIPEQKQISKATQPSFTRSKTKKEGQDSMRISEIPDEKTPAKVVGPTPSMKRTPTFTEKPAVPMKKIPTFAEEQLRRTDEIQPESLKPKTDMPATTKPPVSPAKFDKQTPTRPGIRGREADAWEKAELAKINKKYEELEARILSWEHKKKAKSRRRLDRIESELEKKRLKALQQFRSEGDDINEIAGGARSKAMESKRNEELKVKEKANKIGVTGRVPRTCFCF; encoded by the exons CAAACTAACAG GGTGAGATTTGCTGGACAACAAGGCGTAGCAGGTCCTGGCAGCAGCAAAGAAAGAAGAATTCCTTCCCAGAAAACCCTATCCTTCAAGGAAG AAAAGAAGAGACCTCAGAACTGGTTCCGGAGACAAATTTCTTGGCAGATGAATCAAGATTATGACTTGGATGGAATAGATCGAGCAACTGCAGTAGCAGCTGCTGCATGTGCCATTTCATCATTGGAAGAGTTCAGCATTCCAGAACAGAAACAGATAAGCAAGGCCACTCAACCTTCTTTTACCCGAAGTAAGACCAAAAAAGAAG GTCAAGATTCAATGAGAATTTCAGAAATCCCAGATGAAAAAACACCAGCGAAGGTTGTTGGTCCTACTCCATCAATGAAGAGGACTCCAACTTTTACTGAAAAGCCTGCTGTACCGATGAAAAAAATTCCGACTTTTGCCGAAGAGCAGTTGAGAAGAACCGATGAAATACAGCCTGAAAGCCTAAAGCCAAAAACTGATATGCCTGCCACAACTAAACCTCCAGTTTCACCGGCTAAATTTGACAAGCAGACTCCAACAAGACCCGGAATAAGAGGAAGAGAAGCAGATGCTTGGGAGAAAGCTGAGCTGGCTAAGATAAACAAGAA GTATGAGGAATTGGAAGCCAGAATACTTTCCTGGGAGCACAAAAAGAAGGCCAAATCCAGACGACGACTGGACAGAATAGAG AGTGAACTGGAGAAGAAAAGGTTAAAAGCCTTGCAACAATTTCGCAGCGAGGGGGATGATATCAATGAGATTGCTGGAGGAGCAAGATCAAAGGCGATGGAGAGTAAAAGAAATGAAGAGTTGAAGGTCAAAGAGAAGGCAAATAAAATTGGGGTAACAGGAAGAGTTCCAAGGACATGTTTCTGCTTCTGA
- the LOC110650807 gene encoding nodulin-related protein 1 has translation MDSSPGSHSNKPTRPHQPSSSELLSSAKLVAEAAKASLSHETDKVDKGRVAGAAADLLGAASHYGKLEEKSFGKYVEKAEDYLHQYHSSHSTTTTTTTNSSHSATSTAHSSSHSSGAADHSEGGYGEYLKMAQGFLKKH, from the coding sequence ATGGATTCGTCACCAGGTTCTCACAGCAACAAACCCACCAggccccaccaaccatcttcctCTGAGCTTCTTTCCAGTGCCAAGTTGGTGGCTGAGGCAGCCAAAGCCTCACTTAGCCACGAAACTGACAAGGTAGACAAGGGCAGGGTTGCTGGTGCTGCGGCTGATCTTCTTGGAGCTGCCTCTCACTATGGCAAGCTCGAGGAGAAGAGTTTTGGCAAGTATGTAGAGAAGGCTGAGGATTATCTGCACCAGTACCACTCCTCCCattctaccaccaccaccaccaccaccaactcTTCCCACTCAGCAACTAGCACCGCACACTCGTCATCACATTCAAGCGGTGCTGCTGACCATTCTGAAGGTGGGTATGGTGAATACTTGAAGATGGCTCAAGGTTTCTTGAAGAAACACTGA